From a single Oceanobacillus kimchii X50 genomic region:
- a CDS encoding NADPH:quinone oxidoreductase family protein yields the protein MSYKAFVLYKEENSLHHKIENLEEAYWQDGDIWIDVAYSSVNYKDAYVVKDGSLAETSPLIPGIDLAGTVRESNNPSFQKGQAVIATSYRIGTGHHGGYAQVARIPSEWVIPLPDGLTLKEAMILGTAGLTAALSIQKLENNGLTPDQGPVVVPGATGGVGSLAVNMLSNLGYEVIAGTGKDDKKQYLLQIGASEVVNRQDLQEEAPSSPQKAKWAGAVDPVGGNTLSYILNTLKRGGSVATSGFTAGTNVQTTVFPFIGRGVNWLGIDSVTCSMKERTDAWHRLATDLKPTIFQNESIQEVTLEELDHVFEAMLAGKTTGRTIVAL from the coding sequence ATGAGTTATAAAGCATTTGTTTTATACAAAGAAGAAAATAGCTTACACCATAAAATAGAAAATTTAGAAGAAGCTTATTGGCAAGATGGCGATATTTGGATTGACGTTGCATATTCTAGCGTGAATTATAAAGATGCGTATGTTGTTAAAGATGGTTCTTTAGCTGAAACATCTCCTTTAATACCTGGTATTGATTTAGCAGGAACTGTAAGGGAATCTAACAATCCTTCGTTCCAAAAAGGACAAGCCGTAATTGCAACAAGCTATCGTATAGGAACTGGCCATCATGGTGGCTATGCACAGGTAGCAAGAATACCTAGTGAATGGGTGATTCCTTTACCCGATGGACTTACATTAAAAGAGGCTATGATACTTGGAACAGCTGGTTTAACGGCTGCTTTATCTATTCAGAAGTTAGAAAATAATGGATTAACCCCCGACCAAGGACCAGTTGTTGTTCCAGGAGCTACAGGAGGAGTCGGTAGTCTAGCTGTCAATATGCTATCTAATCTCGGTTATGAAGTAATTGCAGGGACCGGAAAAGATGATAAAAAACAATATTTATTACAAATCGGAGCAAGTGAGGTAGTTAACCGTCAAGATTTACAAGAAGAAGCTCCTTCCTCACCACAGAAAGCAAAATGGGCTGGCGCAGTTGATCCAGTAGGTGGAAATACATTATCATATATTCTCAACACTTTAAAACGTGGTGGATCTGTTGCAACTAGTGGTTTTACAGCAGGAACAAATGTCCAAACTACTGTATTTCCATTTATCGGTAGAGGGGTTAACTGGTTAGGCATTGATTCTGTTACGTGTTCAATGAAAGAACGAACAGACGCTTGGCATCGATTAGCAACAGACTTAAAGCCCACTATTTTCCAAAATGAATCTATTCAAGAAGTTACGTTAGAAGAATTAGATCATGTTTTTGAAGCGATGCTTGCTGGTAAAACAACAGGACGGACAATTGTGGCTTTATAA
- a CDS encoding CAP domain-containing protein produces MFKKVGIVAALSASLIFGGAFAGQADASANEQPSIQTSYKFLYSVNGQWNELSQEQINSIKDKLSKLDWQNINLETIINKVKQEQPKADTPKKEEEKQSESNETPAQPEQSEEQNTEEQNTEEQNTEEQNTEQQANDSEEQASEEQATAPSQQPEQNNNQDQQNQEQSEDVSQFEQEVVELTNQEREKQGLQPLELDTELSKVAKEKSQDMQSNNYFDHNSPNYGSPFDMMQSFGIDYNTAGENIAQGQRSPEEVVNAWMNSEGHRANILNGDYTHIGVGHIENGNYWTQMFIGK; encoded by the coding sequence ATGTTTAAAAAAGTAGGAATTGTTGCTGCACTATCAGCATCATTAATATTTGGAGGAGCTTTTGCAGGACAAGCAGATGCGTCTGCAAATGAGCAACCATCTATTCAAACTTCATATAAATTCTTGTATTCTGTAAATGGTCAGTGGAATGAACTTTCACAAGAACAAATCAATTCTATTAAAGATAAATTATCAAAATTAGATTGGCAGAATATTAATTTAGAGACTATCATAAATAAAGTGAAGCAAGAACAACCTAAAGCAGATACTCCTAAAAAAGAAGAAGAAAAACAATCTGAATCTAATGAAACACCAGCTCAACCAGAACAATCTGAAGAGCAAAACACTGAAGAGCAAAACACTGAAGAGCAAAACACTGAAGAGCAAAACACTGAACAGCAAGCTAATGATTCAGAAGAACAAGCTTCAGAAGAGCAAGCAACTGCACCATCTCAACAACCAGAACAAAACAATAACCAAGATCAACAAAATCAAGAGCAAAGCGAAGATGTAAGTCAATTTGAACAAGAAGTTGTTGAACTTACTAACCAAGAAAGAGAAAAACAAGGATTACAACCACTTGAGCTAGATACTGAGCTTAGTAAAGTAGCTAAAGAAAAGTCTCAAGATATGCAGTCTAATAACTATTTCGATCACAATAGCCCGAACTATGGTTCTCCGTTTGACATGATGCAAAGCTTCGGTATTGATTACAATACTGCTGGGGAAAACATTGCACAAGGTCAACGTTCTCCAGAAGAAGTAGTTAATGCATGGATGAACAGTGAAGGTCACCGTGCTAATATCCTGAATGGAGACTACACTCACATTGGGGTAGGACACATTGAAAATGGAAACTACTGGACTCAAATGTTCATTGGAAAATAA